The Candidatus Eisenbacteria bacterium genomic interval CGAACCCTTGCAACCCGAGATACGCCGCGACAAGATCGCCCGGCTCCTGGTTCATCCCGCTGACTCCTCCTTCCCGCGAAGAAAGAAGAGCCATGGATGAACCGGAGCGCCTACGCCGTCAACTCAGGCCCGGCACTCCACGGAAAGGTGAGAGGAGCCACATTCATCAGGTGTTCAAGTGGACAGAACCACTTCCAGAGGAATGTAAAGAATGCCCGGAAGCGAAGCAGCGCCCATGAGGGTCTCGTCGAAGTTCGTGCCTGCTCACGGATTGGCGGGCTCGAGCAAGACGTGCTTTCACAGAGCGTTGTGGCTCGGTCTCGTGTGCGTTCTGAGCGGCGGGTGTAGTCCAAAGGAGCAGGATCTACTTGGGGTATATGTATCCGGGACCGCAGCGTTCACAGACACGCTTGAGCTGCTGCCGGATGGAGTGATGCGGCAGCACGTCGTGGTGGGTGCCGGGGCGAGTCATCGGCGTGCCACTGGATCGTGGCGGCTGATCGCACACTCGCCCATAAATCGGTACGTGCTTATTCGCAATGGTATTGTTGTCAGTGAAAGTAGAAGCACAGCATCCGGGGTTGAGGTTGGCGTTGGTGGGCGGGCGCTGGCTCTTGGGGGATGGGAGTTCGACCATGGACTGGGCTCGAGTGAGTCCGAGGGGCATAGATATCGCAGGCTCAGGAAGTTGACTGGGCGCGACCGTTGAGAACGAGTGTGGAGTCGCGTAATGCTGTTCAACGGCGACCGGCAGACGGCCCCGTGACGCGGCAGGACTGAGAAGGGCTTACTTGTATAAGTCGAGACTTCATCTGACAGCGTCGGATGGTTTCGGTGTCCGCCGCGTGGTCACGCGACGAGCATCTTCTCCTTCGCGAGCGCGGCACGCTGTCCAAGAACGTCTGCATCGGCGTCTTGCCGTAGCACCAGCGGCCCTGGTGGGTGCGCTCCCCGTTGTAGACGTTGAGCCACGCGTCGAGGTCGGCCTGCAGGTCCGCGAGCGACGTGTAGAGCTTCTTGCGGAACGCCACCCGGTAGAACTCGTTGAGCACCGTCTTGTGGAGGCGCTCGCAGATGCCGTTCGTCTGCGGGCTCCTCGCCTTGGTGCGGGTGTGGTCGATGTTCTCCACCGCCAGGTACAGCTCGTACTCGTGCGCGTCGGTGCCGCAGAACTCGGTGCCGCGGTCGGTCAGCATCCGCGACAGCGGGATCTCGTGCTCCTCGAATGTCGCGCTTCCGCATCGCGATCTGCCTCCACTGCGGCGGGCTCGACCTCTACCCCGCCTGCGCGTGGTCAGGCGCATGATTCCAGCCACACCATTCTCGGAAGCCCCGAAAAGGGTACGGATGATCCGGAGCGCCTACGCCGTCAACTCAGGCCCAGCGCTCCATGGAAAGTCGAGAGGAGCCCCTTTTCAGCAGCCTGTTAGCCGAGCCCGGGCGCTCAGCGCAGTCCGGCGCGAATCGCGTCCGCCAGCTCTCCGAGCCGGCGGTCGAAGAAGTGACCGGCACCGGGCACGCGCACCAGACGCTTGGGCTCCGCCCACTGCGGCCAGACGCGTTCGAGGTTTTCGGGCCGGCAGACCTCGTCGTCCGTGCCCTGCACGACGAGCTTGGGCGTCGGCAGGGTGCGCATCTCGTCGAACGGCTGCGTGTGAACCGGTGGCGCGACGAGCAGCACGCGCTCGATGTCGGGCTCGGCGGCGAGTCGCGACGCGACCCACGAGCCGAAGGAAAAGCCCGCAGCCCAGCGGCGCGCGGCGGGATGCCGTTCGCGCAGGAAGGCGAGCGCGACGCGCGCGTCGGCGAGTTCGCCCTCGCCGCGGTCGAACGCGCCGGCGCTGCGGCCGACCCCGCGAAAGTTGAACCGCAGCACCGCCGCTCCGAGCCCGTGCAGGGTCGCGGCCACGCGGTGCGCGACCTTGTTGTGCATCGTGCCGCCATAGAGCGGATGCGGATGACAGACGACGGCGGTGAGCGCGTGCTCGTGCCCTTCGCGCTCCTGCAGCAGGCCCTCGATCGGTCCTGCGTCGCCGCGCAGAGTCACCGGCAGCAGGCGCGCGTCGTCGGCCGGGTGGGATCCGCTCACGTCCGCGCGGGCTTGAAGCGGGCGCGCAGCTTTTCGTGCGTCTCTGCGCTGGTCGTCGCGTAGTTGAGCGCCGCGCCGTCGCCCAGCACGAGCACGCACTGCGTGTCGAGCATCCATTCCTCGAGCCCGAGCGGCACACCCTCGCGGAAGTCGCTCGCCTCCGCGCTCACGCGTCCCGGGAACGCCTCGAACTCGTCGTTCCACTCGTTGCCGATGTACAGCTCGTCGCTTCCGCCGAACAGTCCCACCGAGGCGCAGTGTTCGAGCTCGCCCGGATCGAGCAGCAGCGTGCCGCGGTGTTCGGTCGGGCGAACGCCCTCGGCGCGCAGCCGCCGCCGGATCGCGGGCTCCTCGCCCGGCCGTTCCTGGCCCTCGAGGACCGCGATCGCGGCCAGCTCGAACTCCGGCAGCAGGTCGCCGGCGTCCACCACGTCGGCGACCGACGCCTGGAGTCTTCCGAAGTAGAGTTTCTCGGTCACGGGGCCTCGGGCTTCGGGCGATTCCGCGGGCCGGGCCGGCCGCCCGCGACGCACCGCGCGGCATCTTAGTGGACTTTCGGGGATTCGGCATCCGCGGTTCGGACGCCGCGTGACCGCGGGGATCGCGCGCCGACTTGCGCGGGGTGCGCGGCGTGTCCAGCATGCGGCCCGTGAGTGACCCTTCCGCCTCGCGCGAGCAGGACGCCATCGAGTTCGTGCTCGATCTCGGACGCGCGCTGCACGCGCACGGGCACCCGTCGCACTGGCTCGAGGCCGGCATGGAGCGGGCCTCGGCGCGCCTCGGCCTTCGCGGCCAGTTCTTCACGACCCCCACCTCGATCTTCGCCGCCTTCGGCGAGCAGCAACGCCAGCAGACGCGCCTGCTCCGCGTCGAGCCCGGCGAGCTCCACCTCGAGCGCGTCGAGCAGGTGCTGGCGACGGGCCGCGAGGTGCTCGCCGGCCGTCTCACTCCCGCCGAGGGCTCGCGCCTGCTCGCCACGCAACTCGCCTCGCCGCCGCGCTGGGGAGTCCTCTCGACCACCGTGGCCTTCGCGCTCTCGGGCGCGGCCGCGAGCCGCTTCCTGGGCGGCGGCGCGCCGGAAACCGCGGCGGCGGCAGCGCTCGGCGGCGTGGTGGCGCTGCTCGCCGCGCTGGCGCCGCGCGTCGCGGTCGTCGGGCGGTTGTTCGAGCCGCTGGCCGCCTTCGCAGTCTCCCTGCTCGCCGGGCTGCTGGCCACTCGCGTCCCGCTGTCGGCGTATGTCGCGACCGTCGGCGCGATCCTCGTGCTGCTGCCGGGCCTGACGCTCACGGTCGCGATGGCGGAGCTGTCGTCGCGCCATCTGGTCTCGGGCACCGCGCGGCTGACCGGGGCGGGCGCGCAGTTTCTCGGGCTCGCGTTCGGGGTGGCCATGGGAGCGAGGCTCGCGGCGCTCGCCGCGGGCCCGCCGCCGCTCGTCACGCCCGCGCCGCTGCCGATGTGGACCGAGGTGGCCTCGCTCGTGATCGCGCCGCTCGCGTTCACCGTGCTGCTGCGCGCGCGACCCCGGGACTTTCCGTGGCTGCTGGCCGTCGGCGCAGGCGCCTACTACGCGGGCCGCCTCGCGACCGCCTACGTCGGAACCGAGCTCGGCGCGTTCACCGGCGCGTTCACCGCGACGGCGCTGAGCAACCTGCTGGCGCGCCGGCGCCGCAGTTCACCAACGACGACGCTCGTGCCCTCGATCCTGCTGCTGGTGCCCGGCAGCATCGGCTTTCGCAGCCTGACGATGCTCATGAACCGCGACGTGCTGAGCGGCGTCGAGACGGCGTTCTGGATGTTCGTGACCGCCGCGGCGCTCGTCGCCGGCATGCTCATGGCCGGCATCCTCGTCTCGGCGCCGCCCTTCGCCGACGATCCGGCCTGATCGCGCGCCGCCGCGCGCCAGGGGTCCGGCGCCGCGGGCCCGGCCTCAGCCGGTCGGCGGCACCGTGAGCACCGGACACCGGACCAGGTGCCGCACGCCGGAGACCGTCGCGCCGTAGACGACGTCGTGAAGGCCGCGATGGCCGTGCGAACCCGTCACGAGCAGGTCCGCCCCGACCTCGTTC includes:
- a CDS encoding alpha/beta hydrolase encodes the protein MSGSHPADDARLLPVTLRGDAGPIEGLLQEREGHEHALTAVVCHPHPLYGGTMHNKVAHRVAATLHGLGAAVLRFNFRGVGRSAGAFDRGEGELADARVALAFLRERHPAARRWAAGFSFGSWVASRLAAEPDIERVLLVAPPVHTQPFDEMRTLPTPKLVVQGTDDEVCRPENLERVWPQWAEPKRLVRVPGAGHFFDRRLGELADAIRAGLR
- a CDS encoding threonine/serine exporter family protein, with product MSDPSASREQDAIEFVLDLGRALHAHGHPSHWLEAGMERASARLGLRGQFFTTPTSIFAAFGEQQRQQTRLLRVEPGELHLERVEQVLATGREVLAGRLTPAEGSRLLATQLASPPRWGVLSTTVAFALSGAAASRFLGGGAPETAAAAALGGVVALLAALAPRVAVVGRLFEPLAAFAVSLLAGLLATRVPLSAYVATVGAILVLLPGLTLTVAMAELSSRHLVSGTARLTGAGAQFLGLAFGVAMGARLAALAAGPPPLVTPAPLPMWTEVASLVIAPLAFTVLLRARPRDFPWLLAVGAGAYYAGRLATAYVGTELGAFTGAFTATALSNLLARRRRSSPTTTLVPSILLLVPGSIGFRSLTMLMNRDVLSGVETAFWMFVTAAALVAGMLMAGILVSAPPFADDPA